Proteins from a genomic interval of Streptomyces sp. Tu6071:
- a CDS encoding ABC transporter transmembrane domain-containing protein, translating into MRIKDLPYADPGNPDVRSGPRFLYWLGRQQRGGQFRALAWGLLNFGSLSALPYPVGIAVEAVSDGGDGAGRRLVLAGLLLALCGAGVALGDVMLHRTAVTNWITAAARIQQLLIRKSAELGSTLTRRVAAGEVVAVSTGDVEKIGWFVEALSRFMAAALTVVLICVGLFFYEPHLALVVAIGAPVVALSVLPLLPPSVRRADVQREKAGRATELASDTVAGLRVLRGIGGEELFLGRYRAASQEVRGAAVRSARLWSLIAAVQVLIPGLLLIAVVWYGVRLAREGTVSVGELVTVYSMVTLLAWPMRHFEEIAMAYSFSRPSARRAARVLALRRVAEPAGGQAESPGGGSGTGMSDAVAYAGLAELYDPLTGLRVPEGRLTAVVCGDPDAAGRLADRLGGHSPEHVAEPSVLLGTVALDGLPLAEARRVVLVQDKDPVLLSGTLRELLDVPSSGAVAPAAALAAAQCADVLAALAQADPDPGASGGDPLRTRITERGRSLSGGQRQRLALARSLVADPDVLVLDEPTSAVDAHTESRIAGGLAALRAGRTTVVLTSSPLLLDAADRVVLVLGDTVVAEGAHRELLAAEPRYRAVVTRETDEERADPGTPREVEAGIEVEVVESRSAVDGPAGGAVVTAPADELPGKDTVRIEETA; encoded by the coding sequence GTCCGACGGCGGGGACGGGGCCGGTCGGCGGCTCGTGCTCGCGGGGTTGCTGCTCGCCCTGTGCGGCGCGGGTGTCGCGCTCGGCGACGTCATGCTGCACCGCACGGCCGTCACCAACTGGATCACCGCCGCGGCGCGCATCCAGCAGCTCCTCATCCGCAAGAGCGCGGAGCTGGGCTCGACACTCACCCGCAGGGTCGCGGCGGGAGAAGTCGTAGCGGTTTCCACAGGTGATGTCGAGAAGATCGGATGGTTCGTCGAGGCGCTCTCGCGCTTCATGGCGGCGGCGCTCACCGTCGTCCTCATCTGCGTGGGGCTCTTCTTCTACGAGCCGCACCTCGCGCTCGTCGTCGCGATCGGCGCACCTGTCGTGGCGCTGTCGGTCCTGCCGCTCCTGCCGCCCTCGGTGCGCCGCGCCGACGTCCAGCGCGAGAAGGCGGGGCGCGCGACGGAACTCGCCTCGGACACCGTGGCCGGGCTGCGGGTGCTGCGCGGCATCGGCGGCGAGGAGCTGTTCCTCGGCCGTTACCGGGCGGCCTCGCAGGAGGTGCGCGGCGCCGCCGTGCGCAGCGCGCGGCTGTGGTCGCTCATCGCGGCGGTGCAGGTGCTCATCCCGGGGCTGCTGCTCATCGCGGTGGTCTGGTACGGGGTGCGGCTCGCGCGCGAGGGCACCGTGTCGGTCGGGGAACTCGTCACCGTGTACAGCATGGTGACGCTGCTCGCGTGGCCGATGCGCCACTTCGAGGAGATCGCCATGGCCTACTCCTTCTCGCGTCCCTCGGCGCGGCGCGCGGCGCGCGTGCTGGCGCTGCGGCGGGTCGCGGAGCCCGCGGGCGGGCAGGCGGAGTCCCCGGGCGGGGGATCGGGTACGGGTATGTCCGACGCCGTGGCGTACGCGGGCCTCGCCGAGCTGTACGACCCGCTGACCGGGCTCCGGGTGCCCGAGGGACGGCTCACGGCCGTCGTGTGCGGGGACCCGGACGCCGCGGGACGCCTGGCCGACCGGCTCGGCGGCCACTCCCCCGAGCACGTGGCCGAGCCCTCCGTACTCCTCGGCACCGTGGCCCTCGACGGGCTGCCGCTCGCCGAGGCGCGACGCGTCGTGCTCGTACAGGACAAGGACCCCGTGCTGCTCTCGGGGACGTTGCGGGAACTGCTCGACGTGCCCTCCTCCGGTGCCGTCGCGCCCGCCGCGGCGCTCGCGGCGGCGCAGTGCGCTGACGTGCTCGCGGCGCTCGCGCAGGCCGACCCCGATCCGGGGGCGAGCGGCGGCGATCCGCTGCGGACCCGGATCACCGAGCGCGGCAGGTCGCTCTCGGGCGGCCAGCGGCAGCGGCTCGCGCTCGCGCGCTCCCTCGTCGCCGACCCGGACGTCCTCGTGCTCGACGAGCCGACCTCGGCCGTCGACGCGCACACCGAGTCCCGTATCGCGGGCGGCCTCGCCGCGCTGCGCGCGGGCCGCACCACCGTCGTCCTCACCTCGTCGCCGCTGCTGCTCGACGCGGCCGACCGGGTTGTGCTCGTCCTCGGCGACACGGTCGTGGCCGAGGGCGCGCACCGCGAACTGCTCGCCGCCGAACCGCGCTACCGGGCGGTCGTGACCCGCGAGACCGACGAGGAGAGGGCTGATCCCGGCACGCCGCGCGAGGTCGAGGCCGGCATCGAGGTCGAGGTCGTGGAGAGCCGGAGCGCGGTCGACGGCCCCGCCGGGGGCGCCGTCGTGACGGCTCCCGCCGATGAACTGCCCGGCAAGGACACCGTACGGATCGAGGAAACCGCATGA
- a CDS encoding ABC transporter ATP-binding protein yields the protein MTGPKPPAYDPAAPTTAETLPVGSAATVRAYIGALFRRHRTAFVVLISVNAVAVIASMIGPYLLGDLVGRVSDHADEIHLPRTLGLFALALLVQTVFIRMVRLRGAMLGEEMLADLREDFLVRSVKLPPGVLERAGTGDLLSRITTDIDRLANAMREAVPQLSIGLVWAVLLLGGLVVTAPPLAPAVLVAVPLAVVGCRWYFKRAPSAYRSEAAGYAAVAAALAETVDAGRTVEAHRLGARRVALTDQRVSQWTRWENYTLSLRSVLFPVINVTHTTVLASVLMVGGAFVLQGWIDVGQLTTAALLAQMLVEPVGLILRWYDELQVAQVSLARLVGVRDIEPAAGDESVAPQGRVLDAADVHFGYREGVDVLREVTLAVEPGTRLALVGPSGAGKSTLGRLLAGIYAPRTGAVTLGEAALSEMTAEAVRSHVALVNQEHHVFVGSLRDNLRLARAGTDDEDLWAALAAVDATPWARALDKGLDTEVGSGAATLTPAQAQQIALARLVLADPHTLVLDEATSLLDPRAARHLERSLGKVLEGRTVVAIAHRLHTAHDADIIAVVEDGRISELGSHEELVAAEGAYARLWESWHG from the coding sequence ATGACCGGGCCCAAGCCCCCCGCGTACGACCCGGCCGCGCCGACGACGGCCGAGACGCTGCCCGTCGGCAGCGCGGCGACCGTACGCGCCTACATCGGCGCCCTGTTCCGCCGGCACCGCACCGCCTTCGTCGTCCTCATCTCGGTGAACGCGGTCGCCGTGATCGCCTCCATGATCGGCCCGTACCTGCTCGGCGACCTCGTCGGCCGGGTCTCGGACCACGCGGACGAGATCCATCTGCCGCGCACGCTCGGCCTCTTCGCGCTCGCGCTGCTCGTGCAGACGGTGTTCATCCGGATGGTGCGGCTGCGCGGCGCGATGCTGGGTGAGGAGATGCTCGCCGACCTGCGCGAGGACTTCCTCGTACGCTCCGTGAAGCTGCCGCCCGGGGTCCTGGAGCGCGCGGGCACGGGCGACCTGCTCTCACGGATCACGACGGACATCGACCGGCTCGCCAACGCGATGCGCGAGGCGGTGCCGCAGCTCTCGATCGGGCTCGTGTGGGCGGTGCTGCTGCTCGGCGGTCTCGTCGTGACGGCGCCGCCGCTCGCGCCCGCCGTGCTCGTCGCCGTACCGCTCGCCGTCGTGGGCTGCCGCTGGTACTTCAAGCGCGCCCCCTCCGCCTACCGCTCCGAGGCGGCCGGGTACGCGGCCGTCGCCGCCGCACTCGCCGAGACGGTCGACGCGGGCCGCACGGTCGAGGCGCACCGCCTCGGCGCGCGCCGCGTCGCCCTGACGGACCAGCGGGTCTCCCAGTGGACCCGGTGGGAGAACTACACGCTCTCGCTGCGCTCCGTGCTCTTCCCGGTCATCAACGTCACGCACACCACCGTGCTCGCCTCGGTGCTCATGGTCGGCGGGGCCTTCGTGCTCCAGGGGTGGATCGACGTCGGCCAGCTGACGACCGCCGCGCTGCTCGCGCAGATGCTCGTCGAGCCGGTGGGGCTGATCCTGCGCTGGTACGACGAGTTGCAGGTCGCGCAGGTCTCGCTCGCGCGCCTGGTGGGGGTACGGGACATCGAGCCCGCCGCCGGGGACGAGAGCGTCGCGCCGCAGGGCCGCGTGCTCGACGCCGCCGACGTCCACTTCGGGTACCGGGAGGGGGTCGACGTCCTGCGCGAGGTGACGCTCGCGGTCGAGCCGGGCACCCGGCTCGCGCTCGTGGGCCCCTCGGGCGCGGGCAAGTCCACGCTCGGGCGGCTGCTCGCCGGTATCTACGCACCTCGCACGGGCGCGGTGACGCTGGGGGAAGCAGCGCTGTCGGAGATGACGGCGGAGGCGGTACGCAGCCACGTCGCGCTCGTCAACCAGGAGCACCACGTCTTCGTCGGCTCCCTGCGCGACAACCTGCGCCTCGCCAGGGCCGGAACGGATGACGAGGACCTCTGGGCGGCCCTCGCCGCCGTGGACGCGACACCGTGGGCCCGCGCGCTCGACAAGGGCCTCGACACGGAGGTGGGCTCCGGCGCGGCCACCCTGACACCCGCGCAGGCCCAGCAGATCGCACTGGCCCGACTCGTCCTGGCCGACCCGCACACCCTCGTCCTGGACGAGGCCACGTCCCTGCTCGACCCCCGCGCGGCCCGCCACCTGGAACGCTCGCTCGGCAAGGTCCTGGAGGGCCGCACAGTCGTGGCCATCGCACACCGCCTGCACACAGCACACGACGCGGACATCATCGCGGTGGTGGAGGACGGCCGCATCAGCGAGCTGGGCAGCCACGAGGAACTGGTCGCGGCGGAGGGAGCGTACGCGAGGCTCTGGGAGTCGTGGCATGGGTGA
- a CDS encoding metal-dependent hydrolase: protein MMGPAHSLSGAAAWLGVGALAEANGHEMPWPVLLVGALITAGAALAPDLDHKSATISRAFGPVSKALCTFVDALSYGIYKATRGKKDPRRNGGHRTLTHTLVWAVLMGAGASALAVAVGRWAVLGILFVHMVLAIEGLLWRQARVSSDVLVWLLGATSAWMLADFLDRPGNGAHWLFTGDGQAYMWLGLPILLGALVHDIGDAITVSGAPILWPLPIARRLWYPLGPPKFMRFRAGSWVELKILMPVFMALGAVGGLFALNVV from the coding sequence ATGATGGGACCGGCACACTCGCTCTCCGGGGCCGCGGCCTGGCTCGGGGTCGGGGCGCTCGCGGAGGCCAACGGGCACGAGATGCCCTGGCCGGTACTGCTCGTCGGTGCGCTCATCACCGCCGGGGCGGCCCTCGCGCCGGACCTCGACCACAAGTCGGCGACGATATCCAGGGCCTTCGGGCCGGTCAGCAAAGCGCTCTGCACCTTCGTGGACGCCCTCTCCTACGGGATCTACAAGGCCACCCGCGGCAAGAAGGACCCCCGCAGGAACGGCGGGCACCGCACCCTGACGCACACCCTCGTCTGGGCCGTCCTCATGGGGGCGGGGGCCTCCGCGCTCGCCGTCGCGGTCGGACGCTGGGCCGTGCTCGGCATCCTTTTCGTACACATGGTGCTCGCCATCGAGGGGCTGCTGTGGCGGCAGGCGCGGGTCTCCAGCGACGTGCTCGTCTGGCTCCTCGGCGCGACCAGCGCGTGGATGCTCGCCGACTTCCTCGACCGGCCCGGGAACGGGGCGCACTGGCTCTTCACAGGTGATGGCCAGGCGTACATGTGGCTCGGCCTGCCGATCCTGCTCGGGGCACTGGTGCACGACATCGGCGACGCCATCACCGTCTCGGGCGCGCCCATCCTGTGGCCGCTCCCGATAGCCCGCAGGCTCTGGTATCCGCTCGGCCCCCCGAAGTTCATGCGCTTCCGGGCCGGCAGCTGGGTCGAACTGAAGATCCTCATGCCCGTCTTCATGGCCCTCGGCGCGGTCGGCGGCCTCTTCGCCCTCAACGTGGTCTGA